From one Nonomuraea polychroma genomic stretch:
- a CDS encoding siderophore-interacting protein gives MSEPFHMFHVRVERLQRLSPSFLRVTFTGEDLHHFADNGFDQRIKLILPVPGHGLAYLPTGPDWFMKWRALDDDKRNPMRTYTARQVRREVGEVDVDVVMHPGGDGPVAQWAERVRPGDIAVLMGPNARYDGWHGGLEFRPPAGSKTVLIAGDETAVPAICSVLERLPAGVVGEALMEVPCEDDFLPVQTACSVKVGWLARNGAERGGLLVPAVRAAAERLLPPLLPQPEVFDDVDVDAEELWEVPQEEAADSLYAWLAGEAAVIKTLRRHLVAERGMDRRAVAFMGYWRHGRAEVNA, from the coding sequence ATGAGCGAGCCCTTCCACATGTTCCACGTCCGGGTCGAGCGGCTGCAGCGGCTGAGCCCGTCGTTCCTGCGGGTGACGTTCACCGGAGAGGATCTCCATCACTTCGCCGACAACGGGTTCGACCAGCGCATCAAGCTCATCCTGCCGGTTCCCGGGCACGGCCTGGCCTACCTGCCGACCGGGCCCGACTGGTTCATGAAATGGCGGGCGCTCGACGACGACAAGCGCAACCCGATGCGCACGTACACCGCCAGGCAGGTGCGCAGGGAGGTCGGCGAGGTGGATGTCGACGTGGTCATGCACCCCGGCGGCGACGGCCCGGTCGCCCAGTGGGCGGAGCGGGTGCGGCCCGGCGACATCGCCGTCCTCATGGGCCCCAACGCCCGCTATGACGGATGGCACGGCGGCCTGGAGTTCCGCCCGCCGGCCGGAAGCAAGACCGTGCTCATCGCGGGCGACGAGACCGCCGTGCCCGCGATCTGCTCCGTGCTCGAACGCCTGCCCGCCGGGGTCGTGGGCGAGGCCCTCATGGAGGTCCCCTGCGAGGACGACTTCCTGCCGGTCCAGACCGCCTGCTCGGTGAAGGTCGGCTGGCTGGCCAGGAACGGCGCCGAGCGCGGCGGCCTGCTCGTGCCCGCCGTGCGGGCCGCGGCCGAGCGGCTGCTGCCGCCGCTGCTGCCGCAGCCCGAGGTCTTCGACGACGTGGACGTCGACGCCGAGGAACTGTGGGAGGTTCCACAGGAGGAGGCGGCCGACTCGCTGTACGCGTGGCTGGCCGGCGAGGCGGCCGTGATCAAGACCCTGCGCAGGCACCTGGTGGCCGAGCGCGGGATGGATCGGCGCGCGGTGGCGTTCATGGGCTACTGGCGGCACGGCCGCGCCGAGGTCAACGCGTAA
- a CDS encoding STAS domain-containing protein, with the protein MDPLHLTTSHRDGTVTVAVSGELDIATTELLRSHLLTLLREACGAPQASMIIEVSRLSFIDAAGLGILISVYNHAQRQHTPLRIAGVPPAMRRLLRITGLDGRLA; encoded by the coding sequence ATGGACCCACTACACCTGACCACCAGCCACCGCGACGGCACCGTGACGGTCGCCGTGTCCGGCGAGCTGGACATCGCCACCACCGAGCTGCTCCGCAGCCACCTGCTCACGCTGCTGCGGGAGGCCTGCGGTGCCCCGCAGGCCTCGATGATCATCGAGGTCAGCCGCCTGTCCTTCATCGACGCGGCCGGGCTCGGCATTCTCATCTCCGTGTACAACCACGCCCAGCGCCAGCACACGCCGCTGCGGATCGCGGGCGTCCCGCCCGCCATGCGGCGGCTGCTGCGGATCACCGGGCTCGACGGCCGCCTCGCATGA
- a CDS encoding RNB domain-containing ribonuclease: MIQVPEEIPLKLEDGFDRITRELALPGEFPPAVLEEAGWVAEVPRPGGKDLTDVPFVTIDPPGSMDLDQAVHLERLRGGYRVWYAIADVGAFVRPGGVIDAEARARGETVYLPAGKVPLHPRVLSEGAASLLPGVPRPAAVWVIDLDADGRTVGADVQRALIRSRERLDYTYVQAAVDTGTADGTLGLLAEIGRLRLALERERGGVTLPTPQQEVTAADGGYRLEYRLPLPAEAWNAQISLLTGMAAAAMMLDAEIGILRVLPPPHSGDLAKVRRVAGALGVPWPDGAGYGAVVHDLDPKNPQQAAFLHESRVLLRGSGYEAFDGAPPKEAGHAAVAAPYAHVTAPLRRLVDRYATEVCLAIAAGEPVPSDVRASLASLPALMASSGRRAAAVDRACVDLVEAFLLRDRLGQAFEAVVIDVDERRGGGQVQLTDPAVIARCDGPVPLGEQVTVRLTRADPATREVRFTLT, from the coding sequence ATGATTCAGGTTCCCGAAGAGATACCGCTCAAGCTGGAAGACGGCTTCGACCGGATCACGCGCGAGCTCGCCCTGCCGGGCGAGTTCCCGCCTGCCGTGCTCGAAGAGGCCGGATGGGTCGCGGAGGTGCCCCGGCCGGGCGGTAAGGACCTCACCGACGTGCCGTTCGTCACCATCGACCCGCCCGGATCGATGGACCTCGACCAGGCCGTGCACCTGGAGCGGCTGCGCGGCGGCTACCGCGTCTGGTATGCCATCGCCGACGTCGGCGCGTTCGTGCGGCCCGGCGGCGTCATCGACGCCGAGGCCAGGGCCCGGGGCGAGACCGTCTATCTGCCGGCGGGCAAGGTGCCGCTGCACCCCCGCGTGTTGTCCGAGGGCGCGGCCAGCCTGCTGCCGGGCGTCCCGCGACCGGCCGCGGTGTGGGTGATCGACCTCGACGCCGACGGCCGCACGGTGGGCGCGGACGTGCAGCGTGCCCTCATCCGCAGCCGCGAGCGCCTGGACTACACCTACGTGCAGGCGGCGGTCGACACCGGCACCGCCGACGGCACTCTGGGGCTGCTGGCCGAGATCGGCCGGCTCCGGCTGGCCCTGGAACGCGAGCGCGGCGGCGTCACCCTGCCCACACCCCAGCAGGAGGTGACGGCGGCCGACGGCGGTTACCGGCTGGAGTACCGGCTGCCCCTGCCGGCCGAGGCGTGGAACGCGCAGATCTCCCTGCTGACCGGCATGGCGGCGGCCGCGATGATGCTCGACGCCGAGATCGGCATCCTGCGGGTGCTGCCGCCGCCGCACTCCGGCGACCTGGCCAAGGTCCGCAGGGTGGCGGGGGCGCTGGGGGTGCCGTGGCCCGACGGCGCCGGGTACGGCGCCGTGGTGCACGACCTGGACCCGAAGAACCCTCAGCAGGCGGCGTTCCTGCACGAGTCCAGGGTGCTGCTGCGCGGCTCCGGCTACGAGGCCTTCGACGGGGCGCCGCCGAAGGAGGCCGGGCACGCGGCGGTGGCCGCACCGTACGCACACGTCACGGCCCCGCTGCGGCGCCTGGTCGACCGGTACGCGACGGAGGTGTGCCTGGCGATCGCCGCGGGCGAGCCGGTGCCCTCCGACGTGCGCGCGAGCCTGGCGAGCCTGCCCGCTCTCATGGCGTCCTCCGGGCGGCGCGCCGCCGCCGTGGACCGGGCCTGCGTGGACCTGGTGGAGGCGTTCCTGCTGCGGGACCGGCTCGGGCAGGCGTTCGAGGCGGTGGTGATCGACGTGGACGAGCGGCGCGGCGGCGGCCAGGTGCAACTCACCGACCCCGCGGTGATCGCCCGCTGCGACGGGCCCGTCCCCCTCGGCGAGCAGGTCACGGTACGGCTGACGCGAGCGGACCCGGCCACCCGCGAGGTCCGTTTCACCCTGACCTGA
- a CDS encoding TetR/AcrR family transcriptional regulator, which produces MGDDHSTARPLRADARRNRERVLQIAQEALASDGLTISFDEIARRAGFGVGTVYRHFPTKEALFEAVLLGRIERFVADARALGTAEDPGKAFFGWFTRVVEQASANQALCDMLDDGSGMALRPGSALENDFAAALGRLLARAQQAGAVRRDLVTEDVRDLLRGCLAAERRARARGGAVRLAEVICDGMRAGPR; this is translated from the coding sequence GGGCGACGACCACAGCACGGCCAGGCCGTTACGCGCCGACGCCCGCCGCAACCGCGAGCGGGTCCTGCAGATCGCCCAGGAGGCGTTGGCCAGCGACGGCCTGACCATCTCCTTCGACGAGATCGCCCGCCGGGCCGGCTTCGGGGTGGGCACCGTTTACCGGCATTTCCCGACCAAGGAGGCGCTGTTCGAGGCGGTGCTGCTGGGGCGGATCGAGCGGTTCGTGGCCGACGCCCGCGCGCTGGGCACGGCGGAGGACCCGGGCAAGGCGTTCTTCGGATGGTTCACGCGGGTGGTCGAGCAGGCCTCGGCCAACCAGGCGCTGTGCGACATGCTGGACGACGGCTCGGGGATGGCGTTACGGCCGGGCTCGGCACTCGAGAACGACTTCGCCGCCGCCCTCGGCCGGCTGCTCGCCAGGGCGCAGCAGGCCGGCGCGGTACGGCGGGACCTGGTGACCGAGGACGTGCGGGACCTGTTACGAGGGTGCCTGGCGGCCGAGCGCCGAGCACGGGCCAGAGGCGGGGCCGTGCGGCTGGCGGAGGTCATCTGCGACGGCATGCGGGCCGGACCACGCTGA